Proteins from one Sabethes cyaneus chromosome 2, idSabCyanKW18_F2, whole genome shotgun sequence genomic window:
- the LOC128738800 gene encoding NAD kinase-like isoform X4 yields the protein MLQINGDLEPATPATPSNRLSASKEELHEWRTRSLNAPSPFQQFGPCGRIMKNSAMVMQIQDPASQRLTWYKPPLAVLVIKKVRDSKVLQPFVELVEWLIQEKHMVVWVEGAILDDPLLTGDKRFTKIQDKLITFKDGRDDLTDKIDFIICLGGDGTLLYASLLFQKSVPPVMAFHLGSLGFLTPFQFDNFQEQVTNVLEGHAALTLRSRLRCIIVRKDKTEQEISTFRSSQDPTTNILVLNEVVIDRGLSSYLSNIDLFLDGKHITSVQGDGLIVSTPTGSTAYSAAAGASMIHPSVPAILVTPICPHSLSFRPIVLPAGVELKIALSPDSRNSSWVSFDGRNRQELLHGDSLHVTTSIYPVPSICAQDQIADWFDSLAECLHWNVRKRQKCLDELSDLTGSGTEDSAIEEIDRGIENLES from the exons GCGAACGCGAAGTTTGAACGCACCGTCGCCATTCCAACAGTTTGGACCATGTGGTCGGATTATGAAAAACTCTGCCATGGTGAT GCAAATTCAGGATCCCGCCAGCCAACGGCTGACCTGGTACAAGCCTCCACTGGCGGTGCTGGTGATAAAAAAGGTTCGTGACTCGAAGGTGCTGCAACCGTTCGTCGAGCTGGTCGAGTGGCTCATCCAGGAGAAGCACATGGTCGTTTGGGTGGAGGGTGCCATTTTGGACGACCCGCTGCTGACGGGGGACAAACGTTTCACCAAGATCCAGGATAAATTGATTACTTTTAA GGACGGCCGCGACGATCTAACGGACAAGATTGATTTCATTATCTGTCTTGGCGGAGATGGAACGTTACTGTATGCGTCATTGCTGTTTCAGAAGTCGGTTCCACCGGTGATGGCATTCCATTTGGGTTCGTTGGGTTTTCTGACACCGTTCCAGTTCGATAATTTTCAGGAACAGGTCACCAATGTGCTCGAAGGTCATGCCGCTCTTACGTTGCGCAGCCGGTTGAGGTGTATTATCGTTCGGAAAGACAAGACCGAACAAGAGATATCGACCTTCAGATCGTCGCAGGACCCGACGACTAACATTTTG GTTCTCAACGAAGTGGTGATTGATCGCGGTCTTTCATCGTACCTGAGCAATATTGACCTGTTTTTGGATGGAAAGCACATTACCTCAGTGCAGGGCGATGGGCTGATTGTTTCCACCCCGACCGGAAGTACGGCCTATTCGGCAGCTGCAGGAGCTTCCATGATTCATCCCTCGGTGCCGGCCATACTGGTGACGCCTATTTGTCCCCATTCGCTCAGTTTTCGACCGATCGTATTACCGGCTGGTGTGGAACTGAAG ATCGCCCTTTCGCCGGACAGTCGGAACAGTTCGTGGGTATCGTTTGACGGCAGGAACCGTCAAGAATTGCTGCATGGTGACAG CCTGCACGTGACCACTTCAATTTACCCAGTGCCAAGTATATGCGCTCAGGATCAGATCGCCGATTGGTTCGATTCATTGGCCGAGTGTCTCCACTGGAACGTACGTAAACGGCAGAAGTGCTTGGACGAACTGTCCGATCTGACCGGTTCGGGAACGGAGGACAGCGCAATCGAGGAAATCGATCGCGGTATCGAGAATCTGGAATCCTAA
- the LOC128738800 gene encoding NAD kinase-like isoform X3, with protein sequence MKVSTWLRHPSETDLITKLKKFAQCIGQDGGRRRRTRSLNAPSPFQQFGPCGRIMKNSAMVMQIQDPASQRLTWYKPPLAVLVIKKVRDSKVLQPFVELVEWLIQEKHMVVWVEGAILDDPLLTGDKRFTKIQDKLITFKDGRDDLTDKIDFIICLGGDGTLLYASLLFQKSVPPVMAFHLGSLGFLTPFQFDNFQEQVTNVLEGHAALTLRSRLRCIIVRKDKTEQEISTFRSSQDPTTNILVLNEVVIDRGLSSYLSNIDLFLDGKHITSVQGDGLIVSTPTGSTAYSAAAGASMIHPSVPAILVTPICPHSLSFRPIVLPAGVELKIALSPDSRNSSWVSFDGRNRQELLHGDSLHVTTSIYPVPSICAQDQIADWFDSLAECLHWNVRKRQKCLDELSDLTGSGTEDSAIEEIDRGIENLES encoded by the exons GCGAACGCGAAGTTTGAACGCACCGTCGCCATTCCAACAGTTTGGACCATGTGGTCGGATTATGAAAAACTCTGCCATGGTGAT GCAAATTCAGGATCCCGCCAGCCAACGGCTGACCTGGTACAAGCCTCCACTGGCGGTGCTGGTGATAAAAAAGGTTCGTGACTCGAAGGTGCTGCAACCGTTCGTCGAGCTGGTCGAGTGGCTCATCCAGGAGAAGCACATGGTCGTTTGGGTGGAGGGTGCCATTTTGGACGACCCGCTGCTGACGGGGGACAAACGTTTCACCAAGATCCAGGATAAATTGATTACTTTTAA GGACGGCCGCGACGATCTAACGGACAAGATTGATTTCATTATCTGTCTTGGCGGAGATGGAACGTTACTGTATGCGTCATTGCTGTTTCAGAAGTCGGTTCCACCGGTGATGGCATTCCATTTGGGTTCGTTGGGTTTTCTGACACCGTTCCAGTTCGATAATTTTCAGGAACAGGTCACCAATGTGCTCGAAGGTCATGCCGCTCTTACGTTGCGCAGCCGGTTGAGGTGTATTATCGTTCGGAAAGACAAGACCGAACAAGAGATATCGACCTTCAGATCGTCGCAGGACCCGACGACTAACATTTTG GTTCTCAACGAAGTGGTGATTGATCGCGGTCTTTCATCGTACCTGAGCAATATTGACCTGTTTTTGGATGGAAAGCACATTACCTCAGTGCAGGGCGATGGGCTGATTGTTTCCACCCCGACCGGAAGTACGGCCTATTCGGCAGCTGCAGGAGCTTCCATGATTCATCCCTCGGTGCCGGCCATACTGGTGACGCCTATTTGTCCCCATTCGCTCAGTTTTCGACCGATCGTATTACCGGCTGGTGTGGAACTGAAG ATCGCCCTTTCGCCGGACAGTCGGAACAGTTCGTGGGTATCGTTTGACGGCAGGAACCGTCAAGAATTGCTGCATGGTGACAG CCTGCACGTGACCACTTCAATTTACCCAGTGCCAAGTATATGCGCTCAGGATCAGATCGCCGATTGGTTCGATTCATTGGCCGAGTGTCTCCACTGGAACGTACGTAAACGGCAGAAGTGCTTGGACGAACTGTCCGATCTGACCGGTTCGGGAACGGAGGACAGCGCAATCGAGGAAATCGATCGCGGTATCGAGAATCTGGAATCCTAA